The following are from one region of the Silene latifolia isolate original U9 population chromosome 9, ASM4854445v1, whole genome shotgun sequence genome:
- the LOC141601336 gene encoding uncharacterized protein LOC141601336: MVSRIRGLGAKKLSYAGRITLINSVLNTLYNYWAQILGHSDYFKKGRWIRDKKADIWNIATVGKLVKWIHTKADRLWIKWINAIYIKDQNWQDYSPPADSTWVWKSICKVKEKLKEGFVNGSWDHHPKGYTIRSGYDWLCSEQNAADWSPVVWNNWNVPKHSIVTWLMMHNGMNVKEKLFKYGCCADDLCVMCESQTETVHHVFSECVYSCRIKAQLSQWFGGPVPDTLQLAMVYQKSVLWKARVACLTAYHYHIWFQRNNARLNSCLVHPEVVARRIGEEVSRRVTAKLGGANVNIDWLALIQGQQA; encoded by the exons ATGGTCTCTAGGATAAGAGGATTGGGAGCAAAGAAGCTATCTTATGCTGGCAGGATCACTTTAATCAATTCTGTTCTCAATACATTGTATAACTACTGGGCTCAAAT CTTGGGACACAGTGACTACTTCAAAAAAGGAAGGTGGATTAGGGATAAAAAAGCAGACATTTGGAACATTGCCACTGTTGGGAAACTTGTCAAATGGATACACACAAAGGCTGATAGACTGTGGATCAAATGGATCAATGCTATTTACATTAAAGATCAGAACTGGCAGGACTACTCCCCTCCTGCTGACAGTACTTGGGTTTGGAAGAGCATCTGCAAAGTGAAAGAGAAGCTAAAGGAAGGGTTTGTGAATGGTAGCTGGGATCACCACCCTAAGGGATATACTATTCGAAGTGGATACGACTGGTTGTGCTCTGAACAGAATGCAGCAGACTGGTCACCTGTGGTTTGGAACAATTGGAATGTCCCTAAGCATTCCATTGTtacttggttgatgatgcataATGGGATGAATgtcaaggaaaaattgttcaagTATGGTTGCTGTGCTGATGATTTATGTGTGATGTGTGAGTCTCAAACTGAGACTGTACATCATGTGTTCTCTGAGTGTGTTTACAGTTGCAGAATTAAAGCTCAGCTAAGCCAATGGTTTGGAGGACCTGTCCCTGATACGTTACAGCTAGCTATGGTGTATCAGAAATCAGTCCTTTGGAAGGCAAGAGTTGCTTGTCTTACTGCTTATCATTACCATATTTGGTTCCAAAGAAACAATGCAAGATTAAACTCTTGTTTGGTGCATCCTGAAGTGGTAGCCAGGAGAATTGGGGAAGAAGTTAGCAGAAGAGTAACAGCTAAGCTAGGAGGAGCCAATGTGAACATAGATTGGCTTGCTTTGATTCAGGGACAACAggcttag